From Staphylococcus delphini, one genomic window encodes:
- a CDS encoding N-acetylglucosaminidase yields MRKHKKGSILAVLASLMIAAAAGFFFFKMIEDQIFFKSVDQVERVEKLDVTLKQASEKQIDNYTSQQVSNKDHTNWRDASDSEIRQAMDSSSFMDDKRQKYQFLDLSKYQGIDKNRIKRMLRDHPTLLAHTDDFVNAAKEKQVNEVYLISHALLETGSVVSELSNGVEIDGKKYYNFYGVGALDEAPVKTGAEYAKKKGWDTPEKAISGGAAFIHDHYLSNPNQNTLYSMRWNPKNPGEHQYATDINWAKSNAVIMADFYKDMKTEGKYFNWYVYKDDKKHQDGHNY; encoded by the coding sequence ATGAGAAAGCACAAGAAAGGCTCCATCCTTGCTGTCCTTGCATCTTTAATGATTGCTGCAGCTGCAGGTTTTTTCTTTTTCAAGATGATTGAAGATCAAATATTCTTTAAAAGTGTTGACCAAGTTGAACGTGTTGAAAAGTTAGATGTGACGTTAAAACAAGCATCTGAAAAGCAAATTGATAACTACACAAGCCAGCAAGTTTCAAATAAAGACCATACGAATTGGCGTGACGCTTCAGATTCTGAAATTCGTCAAGCGATGGATAGCTCATCTTTTATGGATGATAAGCGTCAGAAATATCAATTTTTAGATTTGTCAAAGTATCAAGGTATTGATAAAAATAGAATTAAACGGATGTTACGAGACCATCCGACATTATTAGCACATACGGATGATTTTGTGAATGCGGCGAAAGAAAAACAAGTTAATGAAGTGTATTTGATTTCACATGCGCTGTTAGAAACAGGTTCAGTCGTTTCTGAATTGTCCAATGGTGTGGAAATCGATGGAAAAAAATATTATAACTTTTATGGTGTCGGTGCATTAGATGAAGCGCCTGTTAAAACCGGTGCAGAATATGCGAAGAAAAAAGGTTGGGATACACCAGAAAAAGCCATTAGTGGTGGTGCAGCGTTTATTCATGATCATTACTTATCTAACCCAAACCAAAATACGTTATATAGTATGCGTTGGAATCCTAAAAATCCTGGTGAACACCAATATGCTACAGATATTAACTGGGCTAAAAGTAACGCGGTAATTATGGCGGATTTCTATAAAGATATGAAAACGGAAGGTAAATATTTTAACTGGTACGTTTACAAAGATGATAAAAAGCATCAAGATGGTCATAACTATTAG
- a CDS encoding FAD/NAD(P)-binding protein → MRVAIVGMGTAGVSVLRQLVKYKQFKKIEVDLYDNAYNMGQGEPFQNDSEDFLINVPVDHLSLNIDNILEFREWYNEQDTFDYGDADYLPRYVFGHYMKSYLEQFDTTFDNVNVIKHEVSHMYIEEQESEIIPKRIVVCTGDDVDSCQKYDYVFFTIGTMSYNDPFGLKGQKGYIHSPYPANQTLAEVNDDDAVAIIGTGLASLDVVRHALSHHQRKPIVMASRSGKLPSVRGTMQDITFQFLTVENFDALKAENMGVVPLEDAVALFKKEFEVRDIPLEKLLKRRKYDAIRDLNYDLNHPEEVGALQSVFETLKENMDWIWNSLSREDQEQLINKYHRYMKENTNPMPRETAQLLVNEIKAGHLQVLSGLEHVRQFYGKYRLRFKNVHEEMKMDVVINATGPKEHLSQLDEDDALLLDVANRQIVQAHPLGGIQIVSSTNEVISPLYGTLNNMRAIGQLTNGVNFERNGVTMIIQQAVSAVENLYDTYKAKKALEKEARKQLKKAEEKAKKKKEKKKKKKKKKKKK, encoded by the coding sequence ATGAGAGTAGCCATTGTTGGAATGGGAACAGCAGGTGTGAGCGTTTTGCGACAGCTCGTAAAATATAAGCAATTTAAGAAGATTGAAGTTGATTTATATGATAATGCTTATAACATGGGGCAGGGAGAACCTTTTCAAAATGATAGTGAAGATTTTTTGATTAATGTGCCTGTTGATCATTTGTCATTAAACATCGATAACATTCTAGAATTTAGAGAATGGTATAACGAACAAGATACGTTTGATTACGGTGATGCAGATTATTTGCCGAGATATGTATTTGGTCACTATATGAAAAGTTATTTAGAACAATTTGACACAACATTTGATAATGTTAATGTCATCAAACATGAAGTGTCACATATGTATATTGAGGAGCAAGAAAGTGAAATTATCCCTAAACGTATCGTCGTATGTACAGGAGACGATGTCGATTCTTGTCAAAAATACGATTATGTGTTCTTCACGATTGGCACGATGTCTTACAACGATCCATTTGGTTTGAAAGGACAAAAGGGGTACATTCATTCGCCTTATCCTGCCAATCAAACGTTAGCTGAAGTAAATGATGACGATGCTGTGGCAATTATTGGAACAGGATTAGCAAGTTTAGATGTCGTACGTCACGCATTAAGTCACCATCAGCGTAAACCGATTGTGATGGCGAGTCGTAGTGGTAAATTGCCAAGTGTACGTGGAACGATGCAGGATATTACGTTTCAATTCTTAACAGTGGAAAATTTTGATGCGCTGAAGGCAGAAAACATGGGCGTCGTTCCATTAGAAGACGCGGTAGCATTGTTTAAAAAAGAATTTGAAGTGCGAGATATTCCATTAGAAAAACTATTGAAACGCCGTAAATATGATGCAATTCGTGACTTGAATTATGATTTAAATCATCCAGAAGAAGTCGGTGCATTACAAAGTGTATTTGAAACGTTAAAAGAAAATATGGATTGGATTTGGAATAGTTTAAGTCGTGAAGATCAAGAACAATTGATTAACAAATACCATCGCTACATGAAAGAAAATACAAATCCAATGCCTAGAGAAACAGCACAATTGTTAGTGAACGAAATCAAAGCTGGCCATTTACAAGTGTTGTCTGGTTTGGAGCATGTGCGTCAATTTTACGGTAAATACCGTTTACGTTTTAAAAATGTTCATGAAGAAATGAAAATGGATGTCGTCATTAATGCGACGGGTCCGAAAGAACATTTGAGTCAATTAGATGAGGATGATGCTTTACTTCTAGATGTGGCGAATCGTCAAATCGTCCAAGCACATCCTCTTGGTGGGATACAAATCGTGTCGTCAACGAATGAAGTCATCAGTCCGCTTTATGGCACACTCAACAATATGCGTGCGATTGGACAATTGACAAACGGTGTCAACTTTGAACGTAATGGTGTGACCATGATTATTCAACAGGCAGTCAGTGCGGTAGAAAACTTATACGATACCTATAAAGCGAAAAAGGCTCTAGAAAAAGAAGCGCGCAAACAACTAAAGAAAGCGGAAGAAAAAGCTAAAAAGAAAAAAGAGAAGAAGAAAAAGAAGAAGAAGAAAAAGAAGAAGAAATAA